The Malus domestica chromosome 10, GDT2T_hap1 nucleotide sequence agttgcttggtgcttcatccttgaaggaatcaagctttgaacatcgtcttttcctgctagactgtcgagcttttcttcctttagcgttgtcttcctgtttctaaaaggcttcttagtttcttcaagtctgtccGAAGCCGATAGTTATGAAGGAGATCTAGCTGtgccgctttgtttcttgggttttgataacctttcaaagacaGATCTTTGCGGTGTTGGCGTCTTAAGCCTTTTGAAAACGGAAGTTCGGTCTCGACCACTGATGCGATCAAGCACcgaaattctaggttttgaatgattcagcctgtcgaagactgaagttcgaggggcgggtttaggctcctcttttggccttgtggcttgtggtcttggcttcctcttttttttgtaggtcatcGATGTCCACCTTTTCTTATCACCagtagatgcatcttggttACTTGCCCCCGGTGATAGTTGTGTAAGAGGTGCcgtgtgacttgaacattgacgagaatggtcatgcatgcttcggagatgcacaggatcaagtgatccaaacacgatagtagtagtgtgtgccgtaaccgtgtcttcgaggtcaagctcgattttcccttattgtgctagcttcaggatgagatctttcagtatgaagcacttttccgttggatgactgatgaaacggtggaatttacagtaccttggactatcagtacgattcatctctttcagccgtctgcactcaggtagGTCGATCACCTTTTTGTCAAGCAAGTCTTTCAACATGGCAACTACATCAGAGTCAGGGAACGGATAAGTCTTCTCTtcgagctccttcaaagtgcgtctacgcatctcttgatcacgaaaagcttcggcttgaatcgccttgcctcgtgtagggattttgaccagagctgtgttgaccgtcattgcttccttggtgggtttccatgcagtcTTCTCCACCTTTGGCCCAACAACTTTGtcattcttgtagtcggcgattggttctttcttcccatgatgggcaatgcttaactccatgtcatgggcgcgagtggccaattcctcgaaaatccgtggtttaatgccttgaaggatgtattacaaaccccattgcatgccttggatgcacatctcgattgaagaggtttccgagagcctatcTTTActgtcgaggcttagagtgcgccatctgttgatgtagtcaatgactggctcgtccttccactgctctGTGCtcattagctctagcatgctcacagtgcggcgggtgctgtagaagcggttgaggaattcctgcTCCAATTACTCCcagttgttgatggactcaggctctaggtccgtgtaccactcaaaggcgtttcctttcagcgagcgcacaaactgcttggcgaggtagtccccttcgatccctgcgttgttgcaagtttcaacaaagtgggcaacgtgctgttttgggtttccctttccatcaaattgcatgaactttggcggtTGATAACCCTTCAGCATCTTTAAGGCgtcaatcttctttgaatacggcttcgagtacaacccagaggtatttgagctcccttcgtattgtgccttgatggtgttggtgatcatctcctgcagctgctggatagaaagagatctcaTGAGTgtcgctgcttggtctggctcagGCTTCACATTGATTCTCTCCACcggaggctcatcttcttcgccAACTCCTCTTTTTAATGGATCATCTTCTGGGTTGGGGTTCTCgtcgtcctgtggctccagtcggctgacgagtgcagcgatttgcaagtctttttcttccacaatcagtGTTATCCTTgcaatcgcttcattcatttgagccagttgttcttcgatAGAAGTAACGCATATGGTCATGACTTAtgcaaccaatagacgtgactttcctttagacatccaggatgctgacgaagaacgtcgttggctgctttgggatgtcatcctGTGTGCTTCAGCATCATGCTTCGGTGCCTCCAGCGAGGTCAGGTTTATGACGGACTCGCGcctttgatgctccccttgctcctttagcggcaccaactttgaagtggcatgttgaggagcggttgtggcgccaatggatgcTCCGTTCATGGTGGAAGTGCTCAGGCTTCTTCCCTTTGTGAGAACGGCTTGTCCTTTacttgatgccattgattttggaagtgtgcttgaatttcttgaacggagaaagagatgagaggtagagattgtcccactgggcgtgccaaatttgtaaacacgaaattttcctgaaacaagTGAGACAATaacacgtgcacaaaataatattttgtatttgataATTTTGGTGTTAATggatttgtagggttacaatctctttcaaatttgatcctctgattcaatctccgtaaggtgtgtatttgtggatgtgcgattgatccaagggccgtcaaggcttgatcttggatgaacggttgaaagtttcttcaagggccgttgaggcttgatcttgaatgacggTGATGAACTGATTTTcaagggtttttgggcttgatcttgaagaacagtgatgaacggatcttcaagggcttttgggcttgatcttaaaagacggttggatgtgtggatttgtcgacgttgttgatccaaagggccgttggggcttgatcttaggatgaacggatgatgaatgatgaacactttcttcaagggccgtcggggcttgatcttgaattggtgaaagttctttaagggcctttggggcttgatcttgattggtggaagttcttcaaaggggccttcgaggcttgatcttgaaggtggatgattgttgatccaagggccgtcggggcttgatcttagaagaacgaagaacgaagaacgaagagggctttcttgattcttcgggaacctggatgcttgagagcttcggagtttcagagcttcagagcttcaaggttttggtgtaatatCAATTGGTTTccctaaaatgaatgaaatggcttctatttatagaattttccaaagccaaattttgaatatattattcagatgaaataaatcatttctgccaggtgttgacatgtgtcctgtttgatgacttttctgatgattctcgattttttgtttagacacatgctacgtgtaaaatttatgtaatacatgagcattgaaactttgatttatcggtcaacatttatttactgaaatttcgatgtctacaagcACACCCCATCATAAAAGGAGGAGGGCTTAGTTTTAATAGGGTAAAAAAATAAGGGCAAATTATAagggttttgtttcttttagtttaagaaaaatattcaaatgctGAAACACTTGCAAATCTCGAACCATGGCCAGTTGGAGTTGCAAAAACCCCACTAATCAATGAGCCACACGATCTAGAAGCTTGCAAACAGCACATATAAGAGGCTGAAATTTCAAGATAGGCCTGGGCCAGCTCTAGCCTCTGTGGCTTCGTCATTGACACCAACTCTAGTTCgtatttaaatatatgaaactcGGTGATAAGATCTTTGTTTTTCGGAATTTTGGGTTAGATCAAGGTGTAGAGTGGGTGATGGGGGTGGGCTCgggtggggaagacgaaggggatttattatttttttattttttttacttttctttaattaattattttaatattttaaattttttattacatGTTTAGCCACGTGGCATAAATGTTGTAGCTACGTCAGCACAAATGGGGACCTTATATTTGCCACGTCATTACTTAACAGTTAacttaataaattttttaatggttgtatgaaattgaaaaaaaaatactaaatgtatgaaattgaaatgttttaaaaatgtatAAGGTTGTAATTGCACCGAAACTTGAGgggataaaatgtaatttatcccaaaaaaaattaacacattAGATTTGAATATTCCAATAAAAATTTAAGATCGTGACGCAAAATGAGATCTTGCTCTAGGCTATATAGGCCTTTGATTTATATCGACATGCCAAAAAAGAGGGTATGATTTTTATATGTTAAAACATAAGAGGCTTCGCCACTGACCACAATTCTAGTTCgtatttaaatatatgaaactcGATAATAAGATCTTTTCTAGATCAGCAACGAATGTCTTGTGTCTATGAAGAAAGATTTTTTCCCGAGTTCAAACCCTAAATGCCATACCTTGCTGAAGGCTATTCACGAGAGAACCGCCCATAATTACAAAAAACTACAAAAATCTTTAttaatctaaactacatattaatgaaaccctctttgtcaaccaaaagatgaTGAAAAGATACTTTTgtcttctatcacaaaaaaaaaagttaaggaCAATAacgcaattaaacaaaataaattttttctttttttgtttaagcttcacctacaaatgaTTTTATCATTTCtaatttgaaaaattttaaaatgaaaaacaaatctctctccctttctcctcACTCTCACGTTCTCTCTCACCCCTAttcctctctccttcaattttaaaaacaaaagtaaaaaatttcaCACTTTGCGTGTGGGCATATACTAGTCACAATAATAAACTCTTTTTTATAACGacccatattaaaataaaagttaGATCATAAAAGTAAACATGACAGGCAATTGAAGACGTCCAAAGCAAACTAGTTCAAGTGTGTCGTCGGCTCCCAAGAGGACTCCTAACCAAGCTGGGAATGCCTTCCaaaagagaaagggagagagaacaGAAGAAGATTAGAATTATAGTTTTCTGGACTCTTAAAACAGAAGATGAATCCTcgagagaaaaggagaaaaaccaGAGAACCAGAGCCCAAGGCAATCACATACCTTGCACCACCCTTAGAAACTTATTACTGATATATGCTTGAAGATGATAAGTATTTCATGTTGAAACTGATTACACTGGTTGGACGTTTAATTTTATGTTGGTTCATGATAAATATTTCATGCCCCGTTTGATAAGTATTTCATTTTAGTTTTGCTTTTCATTCTTCTTCAAAGACACAGGGAATGTATATGGAGGAAAGAGGAACCAAGTGGGGTGGATAAAGGGTGGAGGAAGgaagaaatgaaggagaaagtaAGCTGAAACAAAAGAGTTCAAATTAATGTAAAACTGAGATGTGCATTCCTTCGTCTAAGATGATAAGCTTCTAAATAACAGAAACCTATCTGGTTTTGGCATAACATCGCTTTTCTTATTCGAACCAACCTGGGGAAAGGTTTGAACCTAAAATGATCTAAAAACATGCTTACAAGGATATGAAACCGTCTTCAACTACGCTGTCGATGGTGCAGTCCCACCATTTGCATAGACAGGGTGAAGCATGTGACCTTCCTTGGGCACGATATGCACCCACTTGCGTCCGCTGAGCTTGTGGTGTTCAAACTTAACAGAGCCTTCTTTCAGAGCAAAAAGGGTGTGATCCTTCCCTAAACCAACATAATTTCCAGGATGAAAACGGGTGCCTCTTTGGCGAACAATGATGTTTCCAGGTATCACTCTCTGCAACATAAACAGAATAACAACGTTACAGTGATTCCAACGGAAGAATTAGACAAGCTATAACGAACTGTCCATTATGTTTTTTTATACACAACAGACTCTCACCTCTCCGCCAAATTTCTTCACTCCAAGAAATTTGGGATTTGAATCTCGACCATTTTTGGTGGATCCAGCAGATTTTTTAGTAGCCCAGCGCCGAAAGGTCAAACTCAATCCTTCCGCTGTGACATCTATAATTAGCACATCAAGCAAAACATCAGAACTTCGAAGCAGAAACACAACATAATCATGCTACGTTCTAGCACAACTCAGTCAGTGATATTGAACTCGTACCGGAAGCACTGCTGTATACGGGAGTATTCGTAACAATGTTCTTAAGACCCAACCTACTGCATATTGATGTTGCAAAATTCATCGTCTTTTTTTTCCGGAAAGATGGGTAAAACCCTGAAAGAAAATCACCACAGAATACTCGAGCTGTGAAACCAAATCATTTCAGTTCACCAACATCAATGAGAACCCTCACCTTATATCTATTTATACATAAGTTGCATATCGAAGTGTAATTTTTCCAAAATTGGGTTTGCATACGctcaaaaaataacaaaacaacaacaaagccttatcccactaagtggggtcggctatatgaatcgtagaacgtcattgcgctagGTTTTGTGTCATTTCTTCTACGAAAAGGCTTCAGATCACCTTAAATTCCAACAAAAATTGGGGAATTATTTCAAGAGTGAAATTGAAACTTCCACAACAGAAACCCAGTTACAAACAGTCAAGAAATGGAGATTCAGATAATCTAATTACCACATAAGCACCAGTCAGCGATCATGGAGCAATACCCAGAAAccaaaacatattaaaattgaaaaatatcagaagaaggttaaggctttattatttattaatattattgaGTGAGAAGCCAAACCTGAATTTTCTGGAGTGTGGAGCTAAAGCTTCCACTGGGTGAGCTTGAGATGCCACGAACGATGCGTAAGGGGAGACTGAAGAAGAAATGGTTTAGGGTTGGGTTAGTTGGGTAATGGGCTAACGGGCACGTCTGTATGTGGTCAATCTAGGGCCGGTTACCGAACCGAAAACCATGTCCCGATTCTCAATCCGAagttttcgggaatcccaatttcaagaccgatcccaaaccaaattttcgggaatcccaaaatagttttgggcttttgggctaaTCTCAAAATGAGAGTACATGTCAGAAGGTTTCCCATTAGGCCTAATCTCAAAATGTCGCTCAAACAAGAACTTCATATAAAAGCAAcagaaatatatcaatttgaacATCAGAATGATTAAACTCTGAGATGGAAGTACTAAAAAATCAGCATTAACTGAAGCATGCAAGTACACAATGGCTAGTAAAAACCATAGTTCACAGTTCACACAAACAAAGACTCCAACTTTGGACCTGAACGAGAGTTTGAAATGCTTCAAAGTGAAGAAAACAGATTTTCTTATTATATGTTCCACTTGAACTGGGATTCAATTGTGTCCATTAACCGCAACCACCAGCCGGCCCCTGCCaccctcttttttcttctttaaccACCTCATATGATATGCATTAACAACCAGCATTCTCGGGCAATCATAGTTTCTTTGGAACTGATAAAATCAAGTACCCACCTTTCGTTTCATGACGCAGTAAACAAAAAACCGGACTGCTAAAGAATTTATGAACCTCACTCACATTTCCCCTAATTTCCAGTACTACAAATGAACAACTTATTAAGTTACCATCACAAAACAAAACTACACAGGCCAGATTAATCACCAAAATTTCTAATTCCAGTCCGATCAATCAAACTAAGCAAAAATGTCGAAATCATTTACCTGATTTGGGGGAGAATCGGTGCACAGTGCACTGGaatctggatgaagaagtcgaGAGAGAGATCAGAGAGGTGAGCAGCGCCGGTGGCCGTGGCTCTGCCTCTGTGCCGTGAAGGAAGGCTCCTCCACAGTGAGGGTCTGAGGGATGAGAAGTCGAGAGAGATCAGAGAGGTGAGACACTTGTGTGATGTGGGTGTGGCCGGATTTTCCGGTGAGGTTGTCTGAGGCGAGGTCGAGGAGGGTGGTGAGGTTGTCTGAGGTGAGGTCGTCGAGTCGAGAAGTGACGGAGAGAGAGTGACTGAGTTGAGTTCTCTGAGGATTTGAACTTTGATTTGTATTcaacggttgagattaaatctcaactaAATCGGCCGGTTGTTACaatttcaaataccaaaatttcgAAATCGGTTCGATATTGGGTATCGaaatttttgagatttttggtttgggattttttgggTTCGGGATCGGGATTTTATTGGAATTTTCGGTATTTTTTTTCCACTCTTAGGTCAATCCATTTAATTAAACACACtttttgattcttttttttttaataatatttggcTTTTTGTTCGAAGACATGGCATtatttgccacttagtactacggtttggtgatatttttcttttttacttggaagtgagagatcttaggttcgaatctcgtggatgacgaatttaataccaaattaggttgctcattctgtggcttagccgaactcttcctccccttagtgtaaaaatatgatgtATTCAAAAACAAACATAACATCATTTTACATATAAACTTTATAATTtgaacattttattttctttattactATTTAAAAATTTGTATGTAATTTGGAGACTATTCAgtcatttatatgaattaatattgTGAatatcacttattacataaatCGTTGATTTGTTGACATAAATAGATGGCAAAACAGTCTCATAATTAAATGAATTCACTAAATTTTCATCTATCGATCCCTACATTAGCTAAAATTTCTTCAGCAAACtgaaatgaaaaaaactttCTACAATTACATCCCACACAACTCACAAGAATGTTTGTTAAGAGGAGATATTGAGTTTGAAGGATTGTTTGTTGTATTGTTGAATAGAAAAATGGTCACTTCTTTCCTATTTCATCTTACCTACAATAtcaactcttctttttcttAACTCAATTGATAAGAAAACATCCAAATTATTTGTCAACATTATGACATAGCCTTTTTTTCTCCCAAAAGGAAAGACGGTGGTGTTGCAAAACATTTCAGGTTTTTTCgagttttgttcttttggtCATCAGATAGTAAAAAATGTATGGTATTACTCACTTTGAAATTTAATATCACAAGTTGAGATTAAAGCATTCAAAACATATCTATATGCTCCATCCACTCATGATATCAAATTCAAAGTGGATGATCATGAATCCTTGATTACCAAGTGATCAAACGaataacacattttttttttaacaaacaatattgttGGAAGTTATTCCTTCCTTTCAAGTACGGTGGAAGTTCTTTTAACGAACAATAGGATAATTTAcattaaattcatctaaactATGAAAATGGGGTTTGCACACTTGACCTCTAGTGCATGGGTCAATGCTATTAACCAACTGAACTATAAAAGCCACTTATAAGTACTTTGGAAGTTCATTTTGTCTCAAACTCTTCAAGTCCATCTGCTTCTCCATAGTTTAGATTAGCAAGACATAACCTCGTTATTTAAAAATTTCTATGATTATAATGTGCTTTTGATTTGTTTCCTTTGTGTTTGATACTTTTAATGGTAGGAATGTGGTTTGTTGTTTAAGTTGAGGAACGAGGATAGTCCATTTTGTCCATTCAGGACTATGTCGTATTGTTCTtaccatttcattatttaggaATTCGAACTTGAAATCTCTTCCAACGTCATTTGATCCCATAAAATCCATAGATAACGATTTTCTTATATCGTTCTTTGATTTTACCTCTAAAATGACAACTATGCATCCTCACAACAGCTAGCACTTTTCTTTTTGGTCGAACGCAAATGTTTTCAAGCCAAGTCCTGTCAAGCTTTCACACAAAAGTAGGGGCAAACCAATAAATTTCCAGTATCTTTGTATTTCGAATGAGCAAACTGCAGTACAACAAAATTCTTGCAACAGCTACAGAAAATGCTTATAATCCAAGGCGACAGATCGAGTTCTTCTTGATGAGACCAAGATCCACCTACAAAATAAGAGAAACGGGTGAAAGCCAATTCAGATGAACGAAAAACTACGGAAAAAATTGAAGAGCAAGACGTAAAGTGTTACCTTGTGTCCGAAAAGATCCCTGATGTTATCAATCCCATAGAGAATCATGGTCGGTCTGGCACAAATTAAaatccacaaaagaaaaaaaaatcaattcagTGTAGAGTTAAGAGTGCTCTTCAGCAAACCTTCACTTTAAAAAAGATAGCGATGAAAACAGTATCGATAAAGAATTTGTTCTTACCTTTCGAGGGAGAGGCCCCATGCAATAACACGAACATCTTCTGGGAGTCCCATAGGAAGCAGCATTTCAGGTCTAAACATGCCTGAATTTCCAATCTCTACCCATTTCCCCAGGCCTTCATGATAACTATTTGAGCAAAAAGGAAATTGTTTATCAGCTTTCAACTACAAACATGAAACAGCGTTTTCACCTTATCGAGAATAAACTCGCACCTGAAAATCTCCATGCTAGGCTCAGTATATGGGTTATAAGCCGGCTTGAAACGCAGTTTCGACATGCCTAAGAGTATAAGAATAGAAAGAAACAAGTTCCCATTATAGTAATAGTAATACCCAATCTCCAAAATCGCAATCACAAAAACCAAGACAGCAGCAAACTGCCAGCCAATATCTTACCCAGACGTGAGAAGAATTCTTTGAGTACTCCTAACAAGTCACCAAGAGCAAGCCCTCGATCACATACCAAACCTAAAACCAGAAGTAGAAATTCAGAGAGGCAATTGATTAACACAAACCAACTTAACCTAGTTTCAATTACTTCTATAGCCCAACACCACCAGTGCACGATGGATTTACAAAACTCCAAGTTATACTGAATGTTACTCCTTTCACTCTCATAGGTAGGGTGTTAAAGAACATCTGCTAGCctcaatataataaataaactG carries:
- the LOC108173799 gene encoding uncharacterized protein, producing MNFATSICSRLGLKNIVTNTPVYSSASDVTAEGLSLTFRRWATKKSAGSTKNGRDSNPKFLGVKKFGGERVIPGNIIVRQRGTRFHPGNYVGLGKDHTLFALKEGSVKFEHHKLSGRKWVHIVPKEGHMLHPVYANGGTAPSTA